In the genome of Myxococcus guangdongensis, the window GAATCGGCGTGGCGAACACGCAGGAGCGCATCCTGCAACTCCATGGTGAAGGCTATGGTGTGACCCTCCAGGACGCACCGGGCGGCGGCGCCCTGGTCCGCGTGGAGCTGCCGTTCCAGGTGTCCACGGCGGAGCCGTTACAGCAGGGGAGGGCAGCGCATGGGTGAGGGGAGCGAGGCAGGCTGGCGGGTGCTGGTGGTGGATGACGAGCCGCTGGCCCGCGACAACGTGCGCCACCTCTTGTCGCGCGCGCCCGACGTCACGGCGCTCTGGGAATGCGAGAGCGGCGGTGACGCGGTGGACGTCATCCTCCGCGAGAAGCCGGACCTGGTGTTCCTCGACGTCCAGATGCCCGAGGTCGACGGCTTCGACGTCCTGCGCGAAGTCGGGCCCGAGCTGATGCCCCCCGTCATCTTCGTCACTGCCTTCGACCAGCACGCCGTGCGCGCCTTCGAGGCGAATGCCCTCGACTACCTCCTCAAGCCCTTCAGCGCGGTCCGCTTCCAGGAGGCACTCTCACGCGCCCGCAAACAGCGTGAACAGGGCCGGGAGCGGGCGCTCCTGGAGCGACTGTCCTCCCTGCTCGCGGGCTACACACCGGCGAACGAGCCGCCCCCGGACAGCGGACAGTACCTGGAGCGCATCGCGGTGAAGACGGACGGCAAGGTGGTTGTCGTGCCCGTCGCCGAGCTGGATTGGTGCGAAGCGGAGGGCAACTACGTCGTGCTGCACTCCGCGGGCAAGCGCCCCATGTTGCGCGAGACACTCCACCGGGTGGAGCAGTGGCTGGACCCAAAGAGCTTCGTGCGCGTCCACCGGTCCACCCTGGTGAACGTGAACCGCATCAAGGAGCTTGAGCCCGACGTGGACAAGGGCTGGGTCGTCATCCTGCGCGACGGCACCCGCCTGCGCCTCAGCCCGGGGCGCAAGGCCGCGGTGGAGGCCGTGCTGCGCCAGTCGTTCTGAGCCTCACTCCCCCGAGCGCTGGAGCCGCTGTCGGTACTCGCTCGGCGACTCTCCGGTCCACTGCTTGAACGCTCGCGAGAAGATCTTCTCGTCCGCGTACCCCACGTCCAGCGCCACGTGCTTGATGGGCACCGAGGAGCGCCCGAGCAACTCCAGCGCCTGCCGTCGCCGCACGTCGTCCTTGAGGTTCTGCAGCGACGTCCCCTCGAGCGCCAGCTGTCGATGCAGCGAGCGCACCGAGACATGCAGCGCGGACGCCACGTGCTGCGCGGTGGTCCCCGAGGCGCGAGGGTCGCTCAGCTGCGTGCGCACCCGCTCGACGAGCCGCCGGTCCCTCCGGTACTGCCGCACCGTCAGCGGCAGCGCCCGCTTGAGCATCGCCCGCAGCGCCTGCTCGTCACGCTTGGCCGCCAGCTCCAGGTAGCCCACGTCGAAGCTCATGCTGGCGCGGGTGGCCGAAAAGCGCACCGGCCCCGGGAACAGGAGCGGGTACACGGACTGATGGGCCGGCGTCGCGAAGGGGAACGTCACCTCTCGCAGCGGCAGCTGGGAGTTGACCAGCCAACAGGCGAACCCGTGCACGTAGCGCAGGCTGCTGAGCAGACAGAACTCGCGCATCGCCCGCAGCTCGTGCCGCTCCTCGAGGACGAGCCGCGCCGTCGCGCCCTCCACCTCGAGCGAGAGCAGGACGTCCTCGGTGAGCAGCCGGTGGTGGCGGCACCAGCGCTGCAGCGCGATGCCCAGCGTCGGTGAGCTGAGCGAGGCCCGACACAGCATCCCGTACGTCCCCCAGGGCAGCCTGCGGGTGAACCAACCCAGGGCCTCGTCATCCAGCTCCTGCATCGCCGTGGCCGACAGCGTCTCGAACTGACCGGCGTTGATTCGCGCCGAGACCCGGCCGAGCTGCGCCCGCGTGATCTCCGCCTTTCGCAGTGCGTCGTGCGGGTCGACCCCGTACTTCTCGTAGGCGAGCACGATGGCCCGGACGAAGGCCATGGGCGTCTCCGCGCGCGGCAGGGGTTCGGGGGAGCGCTGGAGGCGTCGAGGCATCGGCGAGCAGCATGGCCGGGTTGGCACGATTTGCAACCACCCTGGCGCACCCGGGCCCTCCCTCATACCTAATGTCCGCAAGCCACCTCGAGACGCTGGTTGGGAAACGACTTCATGGCTCACTTCGCAGAGCTGGGCTTCGCGCTCGGTGAATCCGTCGAGATGTTGCGCAGCACCGTGCGTGCCTTCGCCGCCAAGGAGATTGCTCCCCGGGCGGCGGACATCGACCGGGAGAACCTGTTCCCGGAGGACCTCTGGACGAAGATGGGCGCCCTGGGCGTCCTCGGCATGACGGTGAGCGAGGAGTATGGGGGGGCGGGCCTCGGCTACCTGGCGCACATCGTCGCCATGGAGGAGATCTCCCGCGCCTCCGCGTCCGTCGGCCTGTCCTACGGCGCGCACTCGAACCTGTGCGTGAACCAGGTCTACCGCAACGGCAACGAGGCCCAGCGGCGCAAGTACCTGCCCGGGCTCATCAGCGGCGAGCACGTGGGCGCGCTGGCCATGAGCGAGCCGGACGCGGGCTCGGACGTCGTCAGCATGAAGCTGAAGGCCGAGAAGCGCGGGGACCGGTACATCCTCAACGGCGCCAAGATGTGGATCACCAACGGCGCCAACGCCAACGTGCTGGTGGTCTACGCCAAGACGGACGAGGCCCTGGGCCCCAAGGGAATCACCGCCTTCATCGTCGAGGGCGGCTCCCCGGGGCTGAGCTTCGGCACCAAGCTGGACAAGCTGGGCATGCGCGGCTCCAACACGTACCCGGTCTTCTTCGAGGACTGCGAGGTGCCGGAGGAGAACGTGCTGGGCGGCGTGGGCGCGGGCGTGAAGGTGCTCATGTCGGGGCTCGACTACGAGCGCGCGGTGCTCGCCGGGGGCCCGCTGGGCATCATGGGCTCCTGCATCGACGTGGTGCTGCCGTACGTCCACGAGCGCAAGCAGTTCGGGGAGAGCATCGGTCAGTTCCAGCTCATCCAGGCGAAGCTGGCGGACATGTACACGTCCTGGTCGGCGTGCCGCGCGTACGTCTACGCGGTGGGCCAGGCGTGTGATCGGGCGGACCACGCGCGCACGCTGCGCAAGGACGCCGC includes:
- a CDS encoding LytR/AlgR family response regulator transcription factor → MGEGSEAGWRVLVVDDEPLARDNVRHLLSRAPDVTALWECESGGDAVDVILREKPDLVFLDVQMPEVDGFDVLREVGPELMPPVIFVTAFDQHAVRAFEANALDYLLKPFSAVRFQEALSRARKQREQGRERALLERLSSLLAGYTPANEPPPDSGQYLERIAVKTDGKVVVVPVAELDWCEAEGNYVVLHSAGKRPMLRETLHRVEQWLDPKSFVRVHRSTLVNVNRIKELEPDVDKGWVVILRDGTRLRLSPGRKAAVEAVLRQSF
- a CDS encoding AraC family transcriptional regulator translates to MAFVRAIVLAYEKYGVDPHDALRKAEITRAQLGRVSARINAGQFETLSATAMQELDDEALGWFTRRLPWGTYGMLCRASLSSPTLGIALQRWCRHHRLLTEDVLLSLEVEGATARLVLEERHELRAMREFCLLSSLRYVHGFACWLVNSQLPLREVTFPFATPAHQSVYPLLFPGPVRFSATRASMSFDVGYLELAAKRDEQALRAMLKRALPLTVRQYRRDRRLVERVRTQLSDPRASGTTAQHVASALHVSVRSLHRQLALEGTSLQNLKDDVRRRQALELLGRSSVPIKHVALDVGYADEKIFSRAFKQWTGESPSEYRQRLQRSGE
- a CDS encoding isovaleryl-CoA dehydrogenase; amino-acid sequence: MAHFAELGFALGESVEMLRSTVRAFAAKEIAPRAADIDRENLFPEDLWTKMGALGVLGMTVSEEYGGAGLGYLAHIVAMEEISRASASVGLSYGAHSNLCVNQVYRNGNEAQRRKYLPGLISGEHVGALAMSEPDAGSDVVSMKLKAEKRGDRYILNGAKMWITNGANANVLVVYAKTDEALGPKGITAFIVEGGSPGLSFGTKLDKLGMRGSNTYPVFFEDCEVPEENVLGGVGAGVKVLMSGLDYERAVLAGGPLGIMGSCIDVVLPYVHERKQFGESIGQFQLIQAKLADMYTSWSACRAYVYAVGQACDRADHARTLRKDAAGAILYSAEKATWMAGQAIQILGGNGYVNEYPTARLWRDAKLYEIGAGTSEIRRMLIGRELFAETA